One genomic segment of Chelmon rostratus isolate fCheRos1 chromosome 22, fCheRos1.pri, whole genome shotgun sequence includes these proteins:
- the ucn3l gene encoding urocortin 3, like has protein sequence MLPSLKTLLLLSVLCTPTSSLCLRLSQSRSDLLCDDQMAVGVRSDEDEPGYSPLDGWGSLLQTAEYLSSSSSSSPSSDESSREKRTSTPANYRFMSRTKLRGQMLRNSSKGDRRSRLTLSLDVPTNIMNVLFDVAKAKNLRAKAAENARLLAQIGRRK, from the coding sequence ATGCTGCCGTCCCTGAagaccctgctgctgctctcggTCCTGTGCACACCGACCTCCAGCCTGTGCCTCCGCCTCTCTCAGTCACGCTCCGATCTCCTGTGCGACGACCAGATGGCTGTCGGCGTCCGGAGCGACGAGGACGAGCCGGGTTACTCCCCCCTGGACGGCTGGGGGTCCCTCCTGCAGACCGCGGAgtatctctcctcctcatcctcctcctccccctcctctgacGAGTCAAGCCGGGAAAAAAGGACTTCAACTCCCGCAAACTACCGCTTCATGAGCCGGACGAAGCTCAGAGGGCAGATGCTCcgcaacagcagcaaaggggatcGGAGGAGCAGGCTGACCCTGTCCCTGGACGTCCCGACCAACATCATGAACGTCCTCTTTGATGTGGCCAAGGCCAAAAACCTGCGCGCCAAGGCGGCCGAGAACGCGCGGCTGCTGGCGCAGATCGGACGCAGGAAGTGA